The DNA window ATGAGACGAGAGGTCAAAGGCCACCCCGGTTGATGTGCTGACTCATCAGAAAGTGTAAAGTTGAGCCAAAAGCGAAACCGCGTTGGGCACAGTCGAGGAATTACACTGCGGCAACCACAAACCAAACCGCACCTCAGGGAGATAACTTCAGGGAGGGGGAAATAAGGGAGGAATCGTGTGTGGGGGCAGCTGCTGTATGCTGGAGCTTACCAGCAGAAGGACACAAGTCCTGGAGGAAAGCACGCCATGATTAGAGCTCTGAACAATTTCTTGTCTGTGCTTCTGAAGCTGCTGCAGGGACTAAACAATCCTGTCTGGTAGATTACAATGTCACAGCGCTCCACTGAGTTTTCCCTGTTTTCTGTCAGGCTGTGTGTCACCCAGCAACCAGTCTGTTCtagttgtgttgttttgttttttttccaaagcaaaacattttttcatgcatGTGGCGCTGCACACATAGGCCTTGGAAATTAATCTGCAGCAGAAATCACACAAAGAAGAATATCTCGTGCATGAAACATACAAAGCCTCAGTTTTCACCGAGAATTAACCTTTTGGCTTGTTAAACCTACCAACTGAATAGAGTCGTTCCTGTAAAACGAATATTCCATGACTGGGTTCATCTCCCCCAGGTAGCGCATTAGCCTATCACGTCACACAACTGGCTACCTGGAGTCCCATAGACTGGGGCGGTACTTCGGTGGTGAAGGAGACCTAACGGGGTGGTGGGTGTAGAGAAAAGGGGTGGAGACGGAGTTACCGCGGGATCCTTCGTGCAGCAGGAGAAGGGCACTCCGCACTTCTCCCTGCTGGGGTTGCCATCGGTGCAGTTGAAATAGATGTTCAGGTTCCAGTCATCAGCCCCAAAGGCTCCACAGCACTCCCACTGTGAGAGACATAAAGAGCAGAGATCAGTCGCACCAGTCACACGTGTGACCAGGCTCAGTGGAAAAGTACTCTTCCAAATGGTGCCCTTCTCCTTGCCCATTTTCTTTCCCTGATTTTTCCAAGAATTCCACTACACAGAGAATACAGTACAACGAGGTATTGTTTGTGAAAAGAGCGTCATTGTGTGGGTTCTGCCCTGGCCTGTCACGGAATCAAAGTAGCTACTGTATGAAGGCCCCTGTTGGTCACTGACAGCCAATTAAATTCATCCTTAGCGTCATATGCTCCATGCCCTCCTGGCAGCAGGGTGCTCATCCAAACAAAGGCCCTAACAGAAAGGAGAAACTGAAACCAGAGACCAGAGTCCAAACGCAGACACAAAATCTCTCCCTTAAAGGGAACTTTTGATGTCTTCTCTGAGACGGATCTGCTACGGAACAGAATGTCCCACTCAAAGCCGTTGACCCATCTGAACTCAACTGGTGATGAAACAATAAGGACATCCTTATTTACACTGAAACCTAAAGTGGTCGGGAACAGAGTTCTCTGTCATACTCTAAAACCACACTTACATTAAAATTGTTAGGGCACATATTTAGCCTATTTCACTCTTGAACAAAACACTTAGCCAATGCAGAATAATTATTCAGGTTTGTAGCTCATTAGCTACATTGATTTCTATTATCtagtttttcttttacatagtGCTTATTATAAAGCACCTTGAACCACAGTCTATGTAAAAAGGTGCAGTAATTACAGTCCATATTAACAGCTGGATattgtactgaagcaattcaggttaagtactttgttCAAAGCTACAATGGCAGTGCTCCAaccaggaatcaaacccacaacctttgagttacgaGCACCGGTCCCGTACAATATTACGCTACCACTTCAAATTATTCAACAATTATTCAACAGTACTcctaaatatgtttatttatgtgcTTTGTTATCTGAGTGAAAGACACCTACAGGGCTGTATAACAAAGTGTAATGCTTCTGCTTCAGTGGTGCAGAATGAAGCTGTTATCTGCTTTATCTGTAAGAGTTTCAGTCACACTGACATGCCTATGTACACGGGGGATTCACAATGGATATCTTTCAATCCATAACAGGGGGGAGGGATTGGGGGTTTGGACTCGCTGTGGGCCCACAGTGCCACACAGGCGCATGGCCCaggggttgctatggaaacaagGTCTGCGCAGCACCATGGCAACGGGAAAGCAGGAACGGCACGCTCACGTATTCCTGGGTGAAGTCGATGAGGTTCTGCAGGTCGATGTCGTCGCGGTACGCCctgatgttgttgttgatgaagAAGTTCAGCTGGTCTTTAATCCAGTCCTTGAACACAAAGGCCAGCACCCCTGCAGTCAGCTCCAAGAAGAAGATGATCCCGAGAAACACAGAGAACTGGAACAGAAGGAGAGTGACGTCATAATGGACAGAGATACATGCCAAAATTAAAATTCCAAAACAGCATTCATTTCCAAACAGGAATAAAATGATGTTCTACTTAGTTTTAGACAATTCAATCTCCGGTCCTGATCCCTTAGAACACCATCCAGGTCACTGGTATAGCTAGgatgttttaatgttatgttCCTGCATTTGTGAATGAGTTTATATTCCATCATTCGGATGTATAAGCCTAAAAATCCCAATTGATTATATGATGTGTTCGTAGTAATGTACTGATGAAAAGTCATCTCAGTTACAGGATGATCGTGGTATGGTTTCCTTGACTCCCCTGCCAGCCTCAAATGCCGGGGTCaaaggtttaaaatgaaaaaaaaaagtagcaatAGATGTCAAATTACTTCTTCAGATCTTCCATTACCAGTCTGTTTCAACAGTGCATGTGAGCTTTTGATACTGTACTGTGTTGTGTTCATCTCTTGTAACACTACCGCAAATTTTTTACAGATAAAGGAACAATTAAGTTAAGTGTGTATTTCAGTCCTCAGCAGGGTGCTACGCTGAAATTGAGAAAACGACAATAAAAGTAAGTTATCTCTGTAGTgagcaatgcaattttaaaacaaaacgaTTAAAATGATAGTTGACAGCAGTGAAAGGAAATTAAGGTGGTAAATTAggggaaaataattattttttgtcttttcatatttttttaccatTCCCTCTGGTAGTGTCTTTTTGCCATACAGTCTCTAGGAGCTGAAGAGATAAACAGAAGAAATGTAACCAACAAGGCTCAGTTATAAAAAAGGTGCTTCTTGTAAATTACTGAAATACACATTGATTCCTTACCAAACACAAGTGAGATATTATTGGTGTATTAGTTTGATCTGAGAGAAACTAGTCATTTAAAGAATGACAGGGGTTCTTTGTCAGGGAAAATGGTTCTGggagttttcacatttttcacaccTACTAAAGAGGGTCCCATAAAGATCTAATGGGTTCCTCAACAGAGACAAACCAAAGAACCCTTTTTTCTGACAGCACATGATGCTAGGGGTAACACTGTTTCCCCTGTAAATGAAGTTGTAGTTATATTAGCAGCCACTCCAGTGTAGCATTACTTTTTAGCCCTCATAACTCTCCTGAGAATGTTGTCACAAGGGTTCTCTCAACTGTGTCAACCACTACTGTCCCATTACCATGACAACAGCGCCAAAAGCCCTCTGCAGCAGACCCCCAGAAATGCATCCAAGTGCAGTTTCTATTGGTTGATTACACAAATTCAGCTCCTAGCGGCCAGGCTTTCATCTTGATTAGTCGTTGAGGTTGAGAAAGTGACCAGATGCTGCATCACGGGTCACTCAGATAGGGACTGAAATGTACATTGTTAAGGAGCAGGAAAGGGATAGTGATGGGAAGGGGATGGctatgggaggggggggggagggggggcagagatggGGACTCACAAATTTGAGCAGGAAGGTGTTCTCCCTCAGAGCTCCGATGCAGCCGGCGAAGCCCAAGATGAACATCACCCCCCCGACCACCAAGAAGAGCCAGACGGGATCGAACCCCCCCAGGTCCGTaatggatgagatgttggagaGCACACCCTaaagagagcacagagaggtcAGAGAATATGGGGGGTTGTGAATTATACCACTACCCAATAAGGTCAGTGCAAGAGTCCTTTGAATTTTCAGGGTCACAGGGTATAACAACAACCAAGggctgcaacacacacacatacatagaatCACTGCACAGATGAGCACTCACTAT is part of the Anguilla anguilla isolate fAngAng1 chromosome 7, fAngAng1.pri, whole genome shotgun sequence genome and encodes:
- the tspan5a gene encoding tetraspanin-5a isoform X2, whose translation is MSGKHYKGHEVSCCIKYFIFGFNIIFWLLGVAFLGIGLWAWSEKGVLSNISSITDLGGFDPVWLFLVVGGVMFILGFAGCIGALRENTFLLKFFSVFLGIIFFLELTAGVLAFVFKDWIKDQLNFFINNNIRAYRDDIDLQNLIDFTQEYWECCGAFGADDWNLNIYFNCTDGNPSREKCGVPFSCCTKDPAEDVINTQCGYDVRAKADSEQKTYIYVKGCVPQFEKWLQDNLTVVAGIFIGIALLQIFGICLAQNLVSDIEAVRASCLFT
- the tspan5a gene encoding tetraspanin-5a isoform X1, translating into MSGKHYKGHEVSCCIKYFIFGFNIIFWLLGVAFLGIGLWAWSEKGVLSNISSITDLGGFDPVWLFLVVGGVMFILGFAGCIGALRENTFLLKFFSVFLGIIFFLELTAGVLAFVFKDWIKDQLNFFINNNIRAYRDDIDLQNLIDFTQEYWECCGAFGADDWNLNIYFNCTDGNPSREKCGVPFSCCTKDPAEDVINTQCGYDVRAKADSEQKTYIYVKGCVPQFEKWLQDNLTVVAGIFIGIALLQIFGICLAQNLVSDIEAVRASWVPPSISARRPPPPHSGKKPSAYS